One Bacillus pseudomycoides genomic region harbors:
- a CDS encoding tyrosine-type recombinase/integrase: MKFEMNTVHSETSLENIEKQKQNFTNIIAIWNEDILKQAEQRKENNEREDKQTYDGFSDEEILYYYLNRQTHFDKEKRIKDNSRVLYARDLSQFYFFIKQSTEYLQQDVKDYEYGRIWRNLRKRHIRNYQRWLSEEAVSYQSKEKYKPSTISRKLGVIRSYLKWLYEIGYIQEPLHVEVLSTTVGKHHKPKRDLSYEEVKQLLRYYQDNEINYALLSILATTGLRVAEVAHAKWENLEFDSIRDRYYLTVDTKGNGERIVSINKEIFHRIVAFRIRRRLPINIGNENGGTIFQTKNRTAYRENYLSQYITKIIKDTELPFTKDIRITPHFFRHFYVQYLYDYKELPPHLIAAAVGHKDDRTTKENYLKQRLIKDKDAGNLIGEDEF, from the coding sequence ATGAAATTTGAAATGAATACAGTTCATAGTGAAACTTCTTTAGAAAATATAGAGAAACAAAAACAAAATTTCACAAACATAATTGCAATTTGGAATGAAGATATTCTAAAACAAGCGGAGCAAAGAAAAGAAAACAATGAACGAGAAGATAAACAAACGTATGATGGTTTTTCTGATGAGGAGATACTGTACTACTATTTAAACCGACAAACTCATTTTGATAAGGAAAAACGGATAAAGGATAATTCACGTGTTTTATATGCACGTGATCTAAGTCAGTTCTATTTTTTTATTAAACAAAGCACAGAGTATCTGCAGCAAGATGTAAAAGATTATGAATATGGTCGTATATGGAGGAATCTACGAAAACGTCATATCCGTAACTATCAGAGGTGGTTGTCAGAAGAGGCAGTTTCCTATCAATCCAAGGAGAAATACAAACCATCCACAATAAGTAGAAAGCTAGGTGTAATTCGATCCTATTTAAAATGGCTATATGAAATCGGATATATTCAGGAGCCACTTCATGTAGAAGTATTGAGTACCACAGTAGGCAAGCATCATAAACCAAAGAGGGATTTATCCTATGAAGAAGTAAAGCAGTTACTTCGTTATTATCAGGATAACGAGATTAATTATGCTTTATTATCTATTCTTGCGACAACGGGGTTACGTGTCGCGGAAGTTGCTCATGCGAAGTGGGAAAACCTTGAATTTGATTCAATACGTGATCGGTATTACTTAACTGTAGATACAAAGGGCAATGGTGAAAGAATTGTTTCTATTAATAAGGAGATTTTTCATCGTATTGTTGCCTTTCGTATACGCCGACGACTTCCTATTAATATAGGTAATGAAAATGGTGGTACCATCTTTCAAACTAAAAATCGTACAGCATATCGAGAAAATTATTTATCTCAGTACATTACAAAGATTATTAAGGATACGGAGCTACCGTTTACGAAAGATATTAGAATAACGCCTCACTTCTTTAGACACTTTTATGTACAGTACTTGTACGATTACAAAGAGTTACCACCACATCTTATTGCAGCCGCAGTAGGTCATAAAGATGATAGAACGACAAAAGAAAATTATTTAAAGCAACGTTTAATCAAGGATAAGGATGCAGGGAATTTAATTGGTGAAGATGAATTTTAA
- a CDS encoding helix-turn-helix domain-containing protein, producing MEGVITLQKLKRKRIEKGWTCEEVANKVGITKMHYWYIENNKRNLKINLALKIANALEEDPKDLFF from the coding sequence ATGGAAGGGGTAATCACTTTGCAAAAATTAAAACGAAAAAGAATAGAAAAAGGGTGGACTTGTGAAGAGGTTGCCAATAAAGTTGGGATAACAAAAATGCATTATTGGTACATAGAAAATAATAAAAGAAATCTAAAAATAAATCTGGCATTGAAAATTGCAAACGCGCTTGAAGAAGATCCCAAAGATCTTTTTTTTTAA
- a CDS encoding DNA-binding protein: MLNAYEITMTTNEVIEYLDISHFTFNNMIKQGQLNPINKDTWRLDGSFLFKKEEIEKLKEELEVEGLTLYQASKEYYISMYQLEKWIEEGEITCTIQEHRNRKTKFVKEDDVRELVQQIERKNTIYTYSQKHNVVLLQRFMKGNTLARIISIPKRGDIILRDEFGNDMTLEDAIKVGYKPAYILSNQPRSHHQRFVKFRFPKSYQYRSDIFQFIDLILQYVSPRNLKISVEDEFWYFDIRQSLVSLPSGMQTEWMDNLAPYIIEGKMIPRVNNSIYLDSNTVTKPVTLTRNEYKSIKNIVEETNSSIEEFIKDAIQDRINQHLLNQK; this comes from the coding sequence ATGCTGAATGCATACGAAATAACTATGACCACAAACGAAGTAATAGAGTATTTAGATATTAGTCACTTCACATTTAATAATATGATAAAACAGGGACAATTGAATCCAATTAATAAGGATACATGGCGTTTAGATGGAAGCTTTTTATTTAAAAAAGAAGAAATAGAGAAATTAAAAGAAGAACTTGAGGTAGAAGGGCTTACTTTATATCAAGCAAGTAAAGAGTACTATATCAGTATGTATCAACTCGAAAAATGGATAGAAGAGGGCGAGATAACTTGTACTATACAGGAGCATCGTAATCGCAAAACAAAATTTGTGAAAGAAGATGATGTCCGTGAATTAGTACAACAAATAGAGCGGAAAAATACAATCTATACATACTCCCAAAAGCATAATGTAGTACTATTACAAAGATTTATGAAAGGGAATACGTTAGCACGTATTATCTCCATTCCAAAACGTGGGGATATCATACTACGTGATGAATTTGGAAATGACATGACGTTAGAGGATGCAATCAAAGTTGGATATAAGCCTGCCTATATTTTATCTAATCAGCCGAGAAGTCACCATCAGCGATTTGTGAAATTCCGCTTTCCTAAATCTTATCAATATCGAAGTGATATTTTTCAATTTATAGATCTCATATTACAGTATGTATCACCGAGAAATTTAAAAATATCAGTAGAAGATGAGTTTTGGTATTTTGATATTCGTCAATCTCTAGTATCATTACCATCTGGAATGCAAACCGAATGGATGGATAATTTAGCACCCTATATAATAGAAGGAAAAATGATACCACGTGTTAACAATAGTATATATTTAGATAGCAATACTGTAACAAAGCCCGTAACTCTCACACGTAACGAGTATAAATCTATAAAAAACATTGTAGAAGAAACAAATAGTTCTATCGAAGAATTTATTAAAGATGCAATTCAAGATAGAATTAATCAGCACTTACTTAATCAAAAATAA